One segment of Carya illinoinensis cultivar Pawnee chromosome 1, C.illinoinensisPawnee_v1, whole genome shotgun sequence DNA contains the following:
- the LOC122313208 gene encoding uncharacterized protein LOC122313208, translating to MLITQGPTPPSTFLHRTSIYLGGVNCNINSYASSIIKRNPRTSSSSIISKNLLSRCKLAVTGLLAAAAVISYAAVGAAAIEAPPQPETLSNIPQTLSGECASPKDCKKARIQRPKSRKAESCTIKCVTTCIRGGEGSPGEGPLNVRRPLVVFKQGFRSRQYCLVECSDICNLIGDGDDGP from the exons ATGCTAATAACTCAGGGCCCAACTCCACCATCAACATTCCTTCATAGAACCTCAATATATCTTGGAGGAGTTAACTGCAATATCAACAGTTATGCTTCTAGTATCATCAAAAGGAACCCTAGGACTAGCAGCAGCAGCATCATCAGCAAGAATCTTCTCAGCCGCTGTAAACTGGCAGTAACCGGCTTGCTTGCAGCTGCTGCAGTGATATCTTATGCGGCAGTGGGAGCAGCAGCAATTGAGGCACCCCCACAACCGGAGACTCTATCCAATATACCACAGACACTTTCAGGTGAGTGTGCCTCGCCTAAGGATTGCAAGAAAGCCAGGATACAAAGGCCTAAGTCAAGGAAAGCCGAGTCTTGTACTATAAAGTGTGTCACCACTTGCATCCGGGGTGGTGAAGGCTCCCCTGGTGAAGGTCCTCTTAATGTCAGGAG ACCTCTAGTTGTCTTCAAGCAAGGGTTTCGAAGCCGTCAATACTG TTTGGTGGAGTGCTCGGATATTTGTAACTTAATTGGAGATGGTGATGATGGGccttaa